One window of the Streptomyces asoensis genome contains the following:
- the glmS gene encoding glutamine--fructose-6-phosphate transaminase (isomerizing), producing MCGIVGYIGRRDVAPLLLEGLQRLEYRGYDSAGIVVTSPKTAGLKMVKAKGRVRDLEAKVPARFKGTTGIAHTRWATHGAPSDVNAHPHMSADLKVAVVHNGIIDNASDLRKKLEADGVEFLSETDTEVLVHLVARAQAEKLEDKVREALRVVEGTYGIAVMHADFNDRIVVARNGSPVVLGIGEKEMFVASDIAALVAHTRQIVTLDDGEMATLKADDFRTYTTEGTRTTAEPTTVEWEAASYDMGGHDTYMHKEIHEQADAVDRVLRGRIDDRFSTVHLGGLNLDAREARQIRRVKILGCGTSYHAGMIGAQMIEELARIPADAEPASEFRYRNAVVDPDTLYIAVSQSGETYDVLAAVQELKRKGARVLGVVNVVGSAIAREADGGVYVHAGPEVCVVSTKCFTNTTVAFALLALHLGRTRDLSVRDGKRIIEGLRKLPAQIAEIMEQEAEIEKLAETLAEARSMLFIGRVRGYPVAREASLKLKEVSYIHAEAYPASELKHGPLALIEPALPTVAIVPDDDLLEKNRAALEEIKARSGKIIAVAHREQEKADQTVIVPKNEDELDPILMGIPLQLLAYYTAKALGRDIDKPRNLAKSVTVE from the coding sequence ATGTGCGGAATCGTCGGATACATCGGCAGGCGTGACGTGGCCCCGCTGCTGCTCGAAGGCCTTCAGCGGCTCGAGTACCGCGGCTACGACTCTGCGGGCATCGTCGTCACCTCGCCGAAGACGGCCGGCCTGAAGATGGTCAAGGCCAAGGGCCGGGTGCGTGACCTGGAGGCCAAGGTCCCGGCGCGCTTCAAGGGCACCACCGGCATCGCCCACACCCGCTGGGCCACCCACGGCGCCCCCTCCGACGTGAACGCCCACCCGCACATGTCGGCCGACCTCAAGGTCGCGGTCGTCCACAACGGCATCATCGACAACGCCTCCGACCTGCGGAAGAAGCTCGAGGCCGACGGCGTCGAGTTCCTCTCCGAGACGGACACCGAGGTCCTCGTCCACCTCGTCGCCCGCGCCCAGGCCGAGAAGCTCGAGGACAAGGTCCGCGAGGCGCTGCGCGTGGTCGAGGGCACCTACGGCATCGCCGTCATGCACGCCGACTTCAACGACCGGATCGTCGTCGCCCGCAACGGCTCCCCGGTCGTCCTCGGGATCGGCGAGAAGGAGATGTTCGTCGCCTCGGACATCGCCGCGCTGGTCGCCCACACCCGCCAGATCGTCACCCTCGACGACGGCGAGATGGCCACCCTGAAGGCCGACGACTTCCGCACCTACACGACCGAGGGCACCCGCACCACGGCCGAGCCGACCACCGTCGAGTGGGAGGCCGCCTCCTACGACATGGGCGGCCACGACACCTACATGCACAAGGAGATCCACGAGCAGGCCGACGCCGTGGACCGCGTGCTGCGCGGCCGCATCGACGACCGCTTCTCCACCGTGCACCTCGGCGGCCTCAACCTGGACGCCCGTGAGGCGCGCCAGATCCGCCGGGTGAAGATCCTCGGCTGCGGCACCTCGTACCACGCGGGCATGATCGGCGCCCAGATGATCGAGGAGCTCGCCCGCATCCCCGCGGACGCCGAGCCCGCCTCCGAGTTCCGCTACCGCAACGCGGTCGTGGACCCCGACACCCTGTACATCGCCGTCTCGCAGTCCGGTGAGACGTACGACGTGCTGGCGGCCGTCCAGGAGCTGAAGCGCAAGGGCGCCCGGGTGCTGGGTGTGGTCAACGTGGTCGGCTCGGCGATCGCCCGCGAGGCGGACGGCGGCGTGTACGTGCACGCGGGCCCCGAGGTCTGCGTCGTCTCGACGAAGTGCTTCACCAACACCACGGTCGCCTTCGCGCTGCTCGCCCTGCACCTGGGCCGCACCCGCGACCTCTCCGTGCGCGACGGCAAGCGGATCATCGAGGGCCTGCGCAAGCTGCCCGCGCAGATCGCCGAGATCATGGAGCAGGAGGCGGAGATCGAGAAGCTGGCCGAGACGCTCGCCGAGGCCCGCTCGATGCTCTTCATCGGCCGTGTCCGGGGCTACCCGGTCGCGCGTGAGGCCTCGCTGAAGCTCAAGGAGGTCTCGTACATCCACGCCGAGGCCTACCCGGCCTCCGAGCTCAAGCACGGTCCGCTGGCCCTCATCGAGCCCGCGCTCCCGACGGTCGCGATCGTCCCCGACGACGACCTGCTGGAGAAGAACCGCGCCGCCCTGGAGGAGATCAAGGCCCGCAGCGGAAAGATCATCGCGGTCGCCCACCGCGAGCAGGAGAAGGCCGACCAGACGGTCATCGTCCCCAAGAACGAGGACGAACTCGACCCGATCCTGATGGGCATCCCGCTCCAGCTCCTCGCCTACTACACGGCGAAGGCGCTCGGCCGCGACATCGACAAGCCGAGGAACCTCGCGAAGTCGGTGACGGTGGAGTAG
- a CDS encoding GPR1/FUN34/YaaH family transporter — MDNDVSAGSSTTTIAGRLALGVTLLAFGLGYTDLIDGVTAADAVSIAHYVGGVALFVAGLLALRDRDAAAGTAYTVLGAFWFTWAVSAGTQVSDNAAGLFLLLFALVALSLTLAGGDQLGQGTYGLFCVGLVLMAVARFADSDGLTKVGGWFAVAAGAVAWYAATAALAHWPTAVPRRAARPGVTATG, encoded by the coding sequence GTGGACAACGACGTCTCTGCGGGAAGCAGCACCACCACGATCGCCGGCCGACTCGCCCTGGGTGTCACCCTGTTGGCCTTCGGGCTCGGGTACACCGACCTCATCGACGGCGTGACGGCTGCGGACGCCGTATCCATCGCCCACTACGTCGGCGGCGTCGCACTGTTCGTCGCCGGCCTGCTCGCACTCCGCGACCGCGACGCGGCCGCCGGCACCGCCTACACCGTCCTCGGCGCCTTCTGGTTCACCTGGGCGGTCTCCGCCGGCACCCAGGTCTCCGACAACGCCGCAGGGCTCTTCCTGCTCCTGTTCGCCCTTGTGGCGCTCTCCCTGACCCTCGCCGGTGGCGACCAACTCGGCCAGGGCACCTACGGGTTGTTCTGCGTCGGGCTGGTGCTGATGGCCGTCGCCCGGTTCGCCGACAGTGACGGGCTCACCAAGGTCGGCGGCTGGTTCGCCGTCGCGGCGGGCGCGGTGGCCTGGTACGCGGCGACCGCGGCGCTGGCCCACTGGCCCACGGCGGTTCCGCGACGCGCTGCCCGCCCCGGCGTGACGGCCACGGGCTGA
- a CDS encoding universal stress protein, with the protein MAGHEFFEPADRKRPVADPTAAEPLAAEDARHSCDPAFKHGVVVGFDGSTSSERALAYAIGMAHRSGSGLIIVHVANRLPTTVWAGCEPPVFVDVPDHRTEVLGLELACAEYLAEVPWILVERGGDICHELEEVGREYEADAIVVGSTHGIVGRIFGSVAGRLAKRAKRPVVVIP; encoded by the coding sequence ATGGCCGGTCACGAATTCTTCGAACCCGCGGACCGCAAGCGGCCCGTCGCCGACCCTACGGCGGCCGAGCCCCTGGCGGCGGAAGACGCACGCCACTCCTGCGATCCAGCCTTCAAGCACGGCGTGGTCGTCGGCTTCGACGGCTCCACGTCCAGCGAACGCGCGCTCGCGTACGCCATCGGCATGGCCCACCGCTCCGGCTCCGGCCTGATCATCGTCCATGTCGCCAACCGGCTGCCCACCACGGTGTGGGCCGGCTGCGAGCCGCCCGTCTTCGTCGATGTGCCGGACCACCGCACCGAGGTGCTCGGTCTGGAGCTCGCCTGCGCGGAGTACCTCGCCGAGGTGCCCTGGATCCTCGTCGAGCGCGGCGGTGACATCTGCCACGAACTCGAAGAGGTCGGGCGGGAGTACGAGGCCGACGCGATCGTCGTCGGCTCGACCCACGGCATCGTCGGCCGGATCTTCGGTTCGGTCGCGGGGCGGCTCGCCAAGCGGGCCAAGCGCCCCGTCGTTGTCATTCCGTAA
- a CDS encoding helix-turn-helix domain-containing protein, with translation MSHDSTAAPEAAARKLSGRRRKEIVAVLLFSGGPIFESSIPLSVFGIDRQDAGVPRYRLLVCGGEEGPLRTTGGLELTAPHGLEAISRAGTVVVPAWRSITSPPPEEALDALRRAHEEGARIVGLCTGAFVLAAAGLLDGRPATTHWMYAPTLAKRYPSVHVDPRELFVDDGDVLTSAGTAAGIDLCLHIVRTDHGNEAAGALARRLVVPPRRSGGQERYLDRSLPEEIGADPLAEVVAWALEHLHEQFDVETLAARAYMSRRTFDRRFRSLTGSAPLQWLITQRVLQAQRLLETSDYSVDEVAGRCGFRSPVALRGHFRRQLGSSPAAYRAAYRARRPQGERQTDNEPSAPPPPPPALHPDAPGPVPPQLRRTASASAGAMGSSASLPSEHARDAYATSRASLPGQRSST, from the coding sequence ATGAGCCACGACTCCACTGCCGCGCCGGAAGCCGCGGCCCGGAAACTCTCCGGGCGACGCCGCAAGGAGATCGTCGCGGTGCTGCTGTTCAGCGGCGGCCCCATTTTCGAGAGTTCCATTCCACTGTCGGTGTTCGGGATTGACCGCCAGGACGCCGGCGTACCGCGCTACCGCTTGCTGGTGTGCGGTGGCGAAGAAGGCCCGCTGCGGACCACAGGGGGCCTGGAACTCACCGCGCCACACGGCCTGGAGGCGATCTCACGGGCGGGCACGGTCGTCGTGCCGGCCTGGCGTTCGATCACCTCGCCGCCGCCGGAGGAGGCGCTCGACGCACTGCGCCGGGCGCACGAGGAGGGTGCCCGCATCGTGGGCCTGTGCACCGGCGCGTTCGTGCTGGCCGCCGCGGGTCTGCTGGACGGCCGCCCGGCCACGACCCACTGGATGTACGCGCCGACGCTGGCCAAGCGCTATCCGTCCGTACACGTGGATCCGCGCGAACTGTTCGTCGACGACGGCGATGTGCTGACGTCGGCGGGGACGGCGGCCGGAATCGACCTCTGTCTGCACATCGTGCGGACGGATCACGGTAACGAGGCGGCGGGCGCGCTGGCCCGGCGGCTGGTCGTCCCACCACGCCGGTCGGGCGGCCAGGAGCGCTACCTCGACCGGTCTTTACCCGAAGAGATCGGCGCCGACCCGCTCGCCGAGGTCGTCGCCTGGGCGCTGGAGCATCTCCACGAGCAGTTCGACGTGGAGACGCTGGCGGCACGCGCCTATATGAGCCGGCGCACCTTCGACCGCCGCTTCCGGTCCCTGACCGGCAGCGCGCCACTCCAGTGGCTGATCACCCAGCGGGTGCTCCAGGCACAGCGCCTGCTGGAGACGTCGGACTACTCGGTGGACGAGGTCGCGGGGCGCTGCGGATTCCGCTCGCCGGTGGCCCTGCGCGGCCACTTCCGCCGGCAGCTCGGCTCGTCCCCGGCGGCGTACCGGGCGGCCTACCGGGCCCGCAGGCCACAGGGCGAACGGCAGACGGACAACGAGCCGTCGGCTCCGCCGCCGCCGCCTCCGGCGCTGCACCCGGACGCTCCGGGACCGGTACCGCCGCAGCTGCGGCGCACGGCCTCGGCGTCGGCCGGTGCGATGGGCTCGTCGGCGTCCCTGCCGTCCGAGCACGCGCGCGACGCGTACGCGACCTCGCGGGCGAGTCTGCCGGGGCAGCGCAGCAGTACCTGA
- the orn gene encoding oligoribonuclease: protein MNDRMVWIDCEMTGLSLSDDALIEVAALVTDSELNVLGDGVDIVIRPPARALETMPEVVREMHTSSGLLDELAGGTTLAEAEAQVLAYVREHVKEPGKAPLCGNSVGTDRGFLARDMTALEGYLHYRIVDVSSIKELARRWYPRAYFNSPPKNGNHRALADIRESIAELRYYREAVFVPQPGPDSDTARTIAAKHVLPGS from the coding sequence ATGAACGATCGCATGGTCTGGATCGACTGCGAGATGACCGGCCTCTCGCTGTCGGACGACGCTCTCATCGAGGTTGCCGCCCTCGTCACCGACTCCGAGCTGAACGTGCTCGGCGACGGTGTCGACATCGTCATCCGCCCGCCGGCCCGGGCACTGGAGACGATGCCGGAGGTGGTGCGCGAGATGCACACCTCGTCCGGGCTGCTCGACGAGCTGGCGGGCGGGACGACCCTCGCAGAGGCCGAGGCCCAGGTGCTGGCGTATGTACGGGAGCACGTGAAGGAGCCGGGCAAGGCGCCGCTGTGCGGCAACTCCGTCGGCACCGACCGCGGCTTCCTGGCGCGGGACATGACCGCCCTCGAGGGCTATCTCCACTACCGGATCGTCGACGTGTCGTCGATCAAGGAGCTCGCCCGGCGCTGGTACCCGCGGGCGTACTTCAACAGCCCCCCGAAGAACGGCAACCACCGCGCCCTCGCCGACATCCGGGAGTCCATCGCGGAACTGCGCTACTACCGCGAGGCCGTCTTCGTACCGCAGCCCGGGCCGGACTCCGACACCGCCAGGACCATCGCCGCGAAGCACGTCCTGCCCGGCAGCTGA
- a CDS encoding GNAT family N-acetyltransferase: MLSTVPAEPFATARLDLLPLRVEHAAEMAVVLGDPALHTFIGGAPSTPEALRARYERLVAGSPDPSVSWCNWVLWVRDADRPAGTVQATVTGRDHAEIAWVVGTPWQGRGFASEAAAGLVGRLREQGVRTFVAHIHPDHHASAAVARSAGLSATAERQDGEVRWRLAVTP, from the coding sequence ATGCTCTCGACTGTCCCGGCCGAGCCGTTCGCGACCGCCCGGCTCGACCTTCTCCCGCTGCGCGTCGAACACGCGGCGGAGATGGCGGTCGTCCTGGGCGACCCCGCGCTGCACACCTTCATCGGCGGTGCCCCCAGCACACCCGAGGCCCTGCGCGCCCGCTACGAACGGCTCGTCGCCGGTTCGCCGGACCCGTCCGTCTCCTGGTGCAACTGGGTGCTGTGGGTGCGGGACGCCGACCGGCCGGCCGGGACCGTCCAGGCCACCGTCACCGGGCGGGACCACGCCGAGATCGCCTGGGTCGTCGGCACCCCGTGGCAGGGCCGCGGCTTCGCCTCCGAGGCGGCGGCGGGACTCGTCGGCCGGCTGCGGGAACAGGGCGTGCGCACGTTCGTCGCCCACATCCACCCCGACCACCACGCGTCCGCGGCCGTGGCCCGTTCCGCCGGGCTCTCGGCCACCGCGGAGCGGCAGGACGGCGAGGTGCGGTGGCGGCTGGCCGTCACGCCGTGA
- a CDS encoding LacI family DNA-binding transcriptional regulator — translation MASHGARSRSGGRPTLEEVAARAGVGRGTVSRVINGSPRVSDATRAAVEAAVAELGYVPNTAARALAANRTDAIALVVPEPETRFFAEPYFSDMLRGVGAELSDTEMQLLLIFAGSDRERRRLAQYLAAHRVDGVLLVSVHADDPLPDLLAQLEIPAVISGPRSAAETLPSVDSDNYGGARSAVEHLLSRGRTQIAHITGRLDVYGAQRRVDGYRDALRDAGYPADEGLIAPGDFTEEGGHRAMGELLARNPSLDAVFAGSDVMAAGARRALREAGLRLPEDVAMVGYDDSAIARHMDPPLTSVRQPIEEMGRRMLDLLLTEIADRRPAVSRGLERRQVVLATELVGRSSS, via the coding sequence ATGGCAAGCCACGGAGCGCGGAGCCGGAGCGGAGGGCGGCCGACTCTCGAAGAGGTGGCCGCACGCGCCGGTGTCGGCCGCGGCACGGTCTCCCGGGTGATCAACGGCTCGCCGAGGGTCAGTGACGCGACCCGCGCGGCCGTCGAGGCGGCCGTCGCCGAGCTCGGCTACGTCCCCAACACCGCGGCCCGTGCCCTGGCCGCCAACCGCACGGACGCGATCGCGCTGGTGGTCCCCGAGCCGGAGACCCGCTTCTTCGCCGAGCCGTACTTCTCGGACATGCTGCGCGGTGTGGGCGCGGAGCTCTCCGACACCGAGATGCAGCTGCTGCTGATCTTCGCGGGTAGCGATCGCGAACGACGCCGGCTCGCCCAGTACCTGGCGGCGCACCGCGTCGACGGGGTTCTCCTGGTCTCGGTCCACGCGGACGACCCGTTGCCCGATCTGCTGGCCCAGCTGGAGATCCCGGCGGTGATCAGCGGCCCGCGCTCCGCCGCGGAGACCCTCCCGTCCGTGGACTCCGACAACTACGGCGGCGCCCGCTCCGCGGTGGAACACCTGCTCTCCAGGGGCCGCACCCAGATCGCCCACATCACAGGCCGCCTGGACGTCTACGGCGCCCAGCGGCGCGTCGACGGCTACCGGGACGCCCTGCGCGACGCGGGGTACCCGGCGGACGAGGGCCTGATCGCCCCGGGCGACTTCACCGAGGAGGGCGGACACCGCGCGATGGGGGAGCTCCTCGCCCGCAACCCCTCCCTCGACGCGGTCTTCGCGGGCTCCGACGTCATGGCGGCCGGCGCCCGCCGGGCACTGCGCGAGGCGGGCCTCCGTCTCCCGGAGGACGTGGCGATGGTCGGCTACGACGACTCGGCGATCGCCCGGCACATGGACCCGCCGCTGACGAGCGTCCGCCAGCCCATCGAGGAGATGGGCCGCAGGATGCTGGACCTGCTCCTCACGGAGATCGCGGACCGCCGTCCGGCGGTGTCACGGGGCCTGGAGCGACGGCAGGTCGTGCTGGCGACGGAGCTGGTGGGGCGCTCCTCCTCCTGA
- a CDS encoding ABC transporter substrate-binding protein translates to MRARTRTTRRVVVLAAVASLGAGLLAGCADDGNDDASDGSSSGSGKGKTTITLGLFGTMGFKEAGLYAEYEKLHPDIKIAENVTERNENYYPALVNHLTTNSGLMDIQAIEVGNIAEVVATQAAKFEDMSKVSGVDKSKWLDWKWSQGTTKDGQTIALGTDIGPMALCYRKDLFEAAGLPTDRTEVGKLWAGDWNKFVATGEQYKEKAKAGTFFMDSPGGLINAILSSEKEKFYDSSGEIIYKTNPAVKAAFDLTAKAAEEGLVQAQTQFQQSWDTTIANSKFATIACPPWMLGTIKGKAKAEDAGKWDVAVAPKSGNWGGSFLGVPKSGKHVKEAEAFITWLTAPEQQAKLFKVQGSFPSAPSAYTMPEVTGAKNDMTGDSPIGTVFSEAAKTAPVQVIGPKDQIIQQGLTDNGVILVTKGKSAAEAWKTATKTIDNNLDK, encoded by the coding sequence ATGCGAGCACGTACCCGAACCACCCGCCGGGTGGTGGTCCTCGCGGCCGTAGCGTCGCTGGGCGCCGGGCTGCTGGCCGGCTGTGCCGACGACGGCAACGACGACGCTTCCGACGGCTCGTCGTCGGGCAGCGGCAAGGGCAAGACGACGATCACGCTGGGTCTGTTCGGCACGATGGGCTTCAAGGAGGCCGGTCTCTACGCCGAGTACGAGAAGCTCCACCCCGACATCAAGATCGCCGAGAACGTCACGGAGCGGAACGAGAACTACTACCCGGCGCTCGTCAACCACCTCACCACCAACAGCGGCCTGATGGACATCCAGGCCATCGAAGTGGGCAACATAGCCGAGGTCGTCGCCACCCAGGCGGCCAAGTTCGAGGACATGTCGAAGGTCTCGGGCGTCGACAAGAGCAAGTGGCTGGACTGGAAGTGGTCGCAGGGCACCACCAAGGACGGCCAGACGATCGCTCTCGGCACCGACATCGGCCCGATGGCCCTCTGCTACCGCAAGGACCTCTTCGAGGCGGCCGGTCTGCCCACCGACCGCACCGAGGTCGGCAAGCTGTGGGCCGGTGACTGGAACAAGTTCGTCGCCACCGGTGAGCAGTACAAGGAGAAGGCCAAGGCGGGCACCTTCTTCATGGACTCCCCCGGCGGCCTGATCAACGCCATTCTCAGCAGTGAGAAGGAGAAGTTCTACGACTCCTCCGGCGAGATCATCTACAAGACGAACCCGGCCGTGAAGGCCGCCTTCGACCTGACCGCGAAGGCCGCCGAGGAGGGCCTGGTCCAGGCCCAGACGCAGTTCCAGCAGTCGTGGGACACCACGATCGCGAACAGCAAGTTCGCCACCATCGCCTGCCCGCCGTGGATGCTCGGCACCATCAAGGGCAAGGCGAAGGCCGAGGACGCCGGCAAGTGGGACGTGGCCGTCGCCCCCAAGTCCGGCAACTGGGGCGGGTCCTTCCTGGGCGTCCCGAAGAGCGGCAAGCACGTGAAGGAGGCCGAGGCGTTCATCACCTGGCTGACCGCGCCCGAGCAGCAGGCGAAGCTGTTCAAGGTGCAGGGCTCCTTCCCGAGCGCGCCGAGCGCGTACACGATGCCCGAGGTGACCGGCGCGAAGAACGACATGACCGGTGACTCGCCGATCGGCACGGTCTTCTCCGAGGCCGCCAAGACCGCTCCGGTGCAGGTGATCGGCCCGAAGGACCAGATCATCCAGCAGGGCCTGACCGACAACGGCGTCATCCTCGTGACGAAGGGCAAGTCGGCGGCGGAGGCCTGGAAGACGGCCACCAAGACCATCGACAACAACCTGGACAAGTGA
- a CDS encoding carbohydrate ABC transporter permease translates to MATRHDTAAPPAKEGGAAPGRPAPVPTEAEQRHRARLSRRWQRDKRWSPYAFVSPFFLLFLAFGLFPLVYTGWASLHQVELTAPTDMEWVGMRNYTRIFDDDFFWNAAKNTLTIGIISTVPQLLMAMGLAHILNYKLRASTFYRVAMLAPYATSIAAASLVFVLLFGRDYGMINWALHFVGIDAIDWQNDKWPSQFAVSSIVIWRWTGYNALIYLAAMQAIPQDLYESAALDGASRWKQFLHVTLPSLRPTILFTVVVSTIGASQVFGEPLLFDANKGASGGAEHQFQTLGLYLYEQGWVNQHLGRASAIAWTMFLILIVIGIVNYVISRRLRASS, encoded by the coding sequence ATGGCCACCCGCCACGACACCGCCGCGCCCCCCGCCAAGGAGGGGGGCGCGGCCCCGGGCCGCCCGGCCCCCGTTCCCACGGAGGCGGAGCAGCGGCATCGGGCCCGGCTCTCCCGCCGTTGGCAGCGGGACAAGCGCTGGAGCCCGTACGCCTTCGTCTCGCCGTTCTTCCTGCTGTTCCTCGCGTTCGGCCTGTTCCCGCTGGTCTACACCGGCTGGGCGTCGCTGCACCAGGTGGAGCTGACCGCGCCCACCGACATGGAGTGGGTGGGGATGCGCAACTACACGCGCATCTTCGACGACGACTTCTTCTGGAACGCGGCGAAGAACACCCTGACGATCGGGATCATCTCGACCGTTCCGCAGCTGCTGATGGCCATGGGCCTCGCCCACATCCTCAACTACAAGCTGCGCGCCTCGACCTTCTACCGGGTCGCGATGCTCGCGCCGTACGCGACCTCGATCGCAGCCGCCTCGCTGGTCTTCGTGCTGCTCTTCGGGCGCGACTACGGCATGATCAACTGGGCGCTGCACTTCGTCGGGATCGACGCGATCGACTGGCAGAACGACAAGTGGCCGTCGCAGTTCGCCGTCTCGTCGATCGTCATCTGGCGGTGGACCGGCTACAACGCGCTGATCTACCTGGCCGCGATGCAGGCGATCCCGCAGGACCTGTACGAGTCGGCGGCGCTGGACGGCGCCAGCCGCTGGAAGCAGTTCCTGCACGTCACGCTGCCGTCGCTGCGGCCGACGATCCTGTTCACGGTCGTCGTCTCGACGATCGGCGCCAGTCAGGTCTTCGGCGAGCCGCTGCTGTTCGACGCCAACAAGGGCGCGTCCGGCGGCGCGGAGCACCAGTTCCAGACGCTGGGCCTGTACCTGTACGAGCAGGGCTGGGTGAACCAGCACCTGGGCCGGGCCTCGGCGATCGCCTGGACGATGTTCCTGATCCTGATCGTGATCGGCATCGTCAACTACGTCATCTCGCGCCGGCTGCGCGCCAGTAGTTAG